From Herbiconiux flava, one genomic window encodes:
- a CDS encoding GAP family protein translates to MGSVTGEILPLALGIAISPIPIIAAILMLLSPKARGTSLGFLLGWLLGIVVAVVLFTLLSSVIPQGDADDPKPVAGVIKIILGAALLLLAVKQWRGRPKEGAEPAMPKWMSAIDTMTPGRGLVLGFLLSGLNPKNLLMGVAAGVAIGSGSLAVGEIVVSVVVFTVIAASTVAVPVIAYLAATSRMTGPLESLRKWLVHNNATVMAVLLLVIGVVLIGKGIGSF, encoded by the coding sequence ATGGGTTCAGTCACCGGCGAGATACTCCCGCTCGCACTCGGCATCGCGATCAGTCCGATCCCGATCATCGCGGCCATCCTGATGCTGTTGTCCCCGAAAGCCCGCGGCACGAGCCTCGGATTCCTCCTCGGCTGGCTGCTCGGCATCGTCGTCGCGGTCGTGCTGTTCACGCTGCTGTCGTCGGTCATCCCGCAGGGCGACGCCGACGACCCGAAGCCCGTCGCCGGGGTCATCAAGATCATCCTCGGGGCGGCGCTGCTGCTGCTCGCCGTGAAGCAGTGGCGCGGCCGCCCGAAGGAGGGTGCGGAGCCGGCGATGCCGAAGTGGATGTCGGCCATCGACACCATGACGCCGGGGCGCGGCCTCGTTCTGGGCTTCCTGCTCTCGGGGCTGAACCCGAAGAACCTGCTGATGGGCGTCGCCGCCGGCGTCGCCATCGGGTCGGGATCGCTCGCCGTCGGCGAGATCGTGGTGTCGGTCGTCGTGTTCACCGTGATCGCGGCGTCGACCGTCGCCGTGCCGGTGATCGCCTACCTCGCCGCGACCTCGCGGATGACCGGCCCGCTCGAGTCGCTGCGGAAGTGGCTCGTGCACAACAACGCCACGGTGATGGCCGTGCTGCTGCTCGTGATCGGCGTCGTGCTGATCGGCAAAGGGATAGGGAGTTTCTGA
- a CDS encoding DUF1254 domain-containing protein: protein MNDERRSIARDAYIFGYAMVENYRTLYEQAVDSDDSRYTGGFGGFRHYSEPFTPENTDIVTPNNDTPYSWGWFDLRAEPVVITVPAIDRFYILPFHDLYTVYAGYVSAATTGTGPGRYLLAGPSWTDDTPEGFDGVITASTDFVGCLGRTAFTDGDVEELKRIQHSYAVAPLHEVTGSAAPVAAPDPDWPVWDEAAATDIRFFDVLDFLLRFAPVLEEDRGIRDRLASVGLDGSGTFATSGLDADARADFEQGLADGIAHLDDIAEHTASSTGLFGTREEMSGAYDNRNVGAKKGLYGLPPAIAWYGGWLVDSAGNRIVGTTDYTITFTAEQLPKARFFWSATLYTLPQRLLSANEIDRYSIGDRTEGIRYGDDGSLTLFVQHRRPADETEAANWLPSPEGPFTVIIRAYGGDESIAEGRYRLPAITPRA from the coding sequence ATGAACGACGAACGACGATCGATCGCCCGCGACGCGTACATCTTCGGGTACGCGATGGTCGAGAACTATCGCACGCTCTACGAGCAGGCGGTCGACAGCGACGACTCGCGCTACACCGGTGGGTTCGGCGGGTTCCGGCACTACTCCGAGCCGTTCACCCCGGAGAACACCGACATCGTCACGCCGAACAACGACACTCCCTACTCGTGGGGGTGGTTCGACCTGCGGGCCGAGCCGGTCGTGATCACGGTTCCGGCGATCGACCGGTTCTACATCCTGCCGTTCCACGACCTGTACACGGTGTACGCGGGCTACGTCAGTGCGGCGACCACCGGCACCGGGCCGGGTCGGTACCTGCTCGCCGGGCCGTCGTGGACCGATGACACCCCGGAGGGCTTCGACGGCGTCATCACCGCCTCGACCGACTTCGTCGGCTGCCTCGGGCGCACCGCATTCACCGACGGCGACGTCGAGGAGCTCAAGCGGATCCAGCACTCGTACGCGGTGGCGCCGCTGCACGAGGTGACCGGAAGCGCGGCGCCGGTGGCGGCACCCGACCCCGATTGGCCCGTCTGGGACGAAGCGGCGGCCACGGACATCCGCTTCTTCGACGTGCTCGACTTCCTGCTGCGCTTCGCACCGGTGCTCGAGGAGGACCGTGGTATTCGCGACCGGCTCGCGAGCGTCGGCCTGGACGGCAGCGGAACCTTCGCGACGAGCGGACTCGACGCGGATGCGCGGGCCGACTTCGAGCAGGGACTCGCCGACGGCATCGCCCACCTCGACGACATCGCCGAGCACACCGCCAGCTCGACCGGTCTCTTCGGCACCCGGGAGGAGATGTCGGGCGCGTACGACAACCGGAACGTCGGCGCCAAGAAGGGGCTCTACGGCCTGCCTCCGGCGATCGCCTGGTACGGCGGATGGCTGGTCGATTCGGCCGGCAACCGGATCGTGGGCACGACCGACTACACGATCACCTTCACGGCCGAGCAGCTTCCGAAGGCGCGGTTCTTCTGGTCGGCGACGCTGTACACGCTGCCGCAGCGGCTGCTCAGCGCGAACGAGATCGACCGCTACTCGATCGGCGACCGCACCGAGGGAATCCGCTACGGCGACGACGGGTCGTTGACGCTGTTCGTGCAGCACCGTCGGCCTGCCGACGAGACGGAGGCGGCGAACTGGCTGCCGTCGCCGGAGGGCCCGTTCACGGTGATCATCCGCGCGTACGGAGGGGACGAATCGATCGCGGAGGGCCGGTACCGGTTGCCGGCGATCACCCCTCGGGCGTGA
- a CDS encoding GNAT family N-acetyltransferase — protein MIASLALPVPLETPGGAVTLRRADVEDLDALMRLLADDAISASRGDQADESDTAAYRAGLVETLADASNDLVVAVGPDGVVIAMMQLTRIPGLSRRGATRLLVEAVRVSSARRSSGIGSALMRWTTDVAAPALGAALVQLTSDEARTDAHRFYERLGFVGSHRGFKYAVRERADAL, from the coding sequence GTGATCGCCTCCCTCGCCCTGCCCGTGCCGCTCGAGACTCCGGGCGGCGCCGTCACCCTCCGCCGTGCCGACGTCGAGGACCTCGACGCGCTGATGCGGCTGCTCGCCGACGACGCGATCAGCGCCTCGCGCGGCGACCAGGCCGACGAGTCCGACACCGCGGCCTACCGGGCAGGGCTCGTCGAGACCCTCGCCGACGCCTCGAACGACCTCGTCGTCGCCGTCGGACCGGACGGGGTGGTGATCGCGATGATGCAGCTCACGCGCATCCCGGGCCTCTCGCGGCGCGGTGCGACCCGGCTGCTCGTCGAGGCGGTGCGGGTAAGCAGCGCGCGGCGGTCGTCGGGCATCGGCTCGGCCCTGATGCGGTGGACCACCGACGTCGCAGCCCCGGCCCTGGGCGCCGCGCTCGTGCAGCTAACCTCCGACGAGGCGCGCACCGACGCGCACCGCTTCTACGAGCGCCTCGGCTTCGTGGGCTCGCACCGAGGGTTCAAGTATGCGGTGCGGGAACGGGCTGACGCGCTTTGA
- a CDS encoding FecCD family ABC transporter permease, which produces MTATVAPVAVSTTPPPPPGPRVVPTGPRAARYRLTVLLLGVGVVVLAVVSAGIGQLPVPVPEIVGSLALHGNELLTGVGAPAVLPVAAVPVHPNADATLWAIRFPRIAMAAVVGASLAVGGVVMQGVFRNPLAEPGVVGVSAGAALGASTAIVLGATFLGILTAPVFAFAGGLAATLLVYLTARSRGRTEVVTLLLTGIAVTAVAGAGIAFLMFAASTQQREQIVFWQLGSLNGSRWQDVAIVLPICLAGTVFALLLARRLDLMALGERQARHLGVKVESTRVIAIVVIAILTAAAVALCGIVAFVGLVVPHLMRMLLGPGHRRLIVASALGGALLLLAADLVARTAVPYADLPLGMLTALVGGPFFFWLIRRTRRRSGGWA; this is translated from the coding sequence GTGACCGCCACGGTCGCCCCGGTGGCGGTGTCGACTACGCCCCCGCCTCCGCCTGGGCCCCGGGTCGTCCCGACCGGGCCCCGCGCTGCCCGGTACCGGCTGACGGTGCTGCTGCTCGGCGTCGGCGTCGTGGTGCTCGCGGTGGTCTCGGCGGGCATCGGGCAGCTGCCGGTACCGGTGCCGGAGATCGTGGGGTCGCTCGCGCTGCACGGCAACGAGCTGCTGACCGGGGTCGGCGCCCCGGCGGTGCTGCCCGTGGCGGCGGTGCCCGTGCATCCGAACGCCGATGCCACGCTGTGGGCCATCCGCTTCCCGCGGATCGCCATGGCGGCGGTCGTGGGCGCCTCGCTCGCGGTGGGCGGGGTCGTCATGCAGGGGGTGTTCCGCAACCCGCTCGCCGAGCCGGGGGTGGTGGGGGTGTCGGCCGGGGCGGCGCTCGGGGCGAGCACGGCGATCGTGCTGGGGGCGACGTTCCTCGGCATCCTGACCGCGCCGGTCTTCGCCTTCGCGGGCGGGCTCGCGGCGACGCTGCTGGTGTACCTGACCGCGCGGTCGCGGGGGCGCACTGAGGTGGTGACGCTGCTCTTGACGGGCATCGCGGTGACGGCGGTGGCGGGTGCCGGCATCGCGTTCCTGATGTTCGCCGCGTCGACGCAGCAGCGCGAGCAGATCGTGTTCTGGCAGCTCGGCTCGCTGAACGGCAGCCGCTGGCAGGACGTGGCGATCGTGCTGCCGATCTGCCTGGCCGGCACGGTGTTCGCGCTGCTGCTGGCGCGGCGCCTCGACCTGATGGCGCTGGGCGAGCGGCAGGCCAGGCACCTGGGCGTGAAGGTGGAGTCGACGCGGGTGATCGCGATCGTGGTGATCGCGATCCTGACGGCCGCGGCCGTGGCGCTCTGCGGGATCGTCGCATTCGTGGGGCTCGTGGTGCCCCACCTGATGCGGATGCTGCTCGGCCCGGGACACCGACGGCTGATCGTGGCGAGCGCGCTGGGCGGGGCGCTGCTGCTGCTCGCGGCCGACCTGGTGGCGCGCACGGCGGTGCCGTACGCCGACCTGCCGCTCGGGATGCTCACCGCGCTGGTGGGCGGGCCGTTCTTCTTCTGGCTGATCCGGCGCACGCGGCGGCGGTCGGGCGGGTGGGCGTGA
- a CDS encoding aquaporin, translating into MPSQKNPAHVPSGASALRRAAAEAGGTFLLVFGLIGAALLTSPDSNGVAAQPGTGLLGVAVALGLTVAIGAAVVGPVSGGHFNPAVTLGVAVAGRLRWGLVPVYVAAQVVGGVTGAALVRALLLGSGDGGAAAVRSGFASTGYGMLSPGHFGLLPVAAVELIATAVLVVVVLTTTHPTTGTPLAPLVIGGTLTLMLFVALPIDNASLNPARSLATAVFGGGDWMAQLWAFIVFPVLGAVLAAGLYRVAVAGRASAAPEPAPAASTPA; encoded by the coding sequence ATGCCGAGCCAGAAGAACCCCGCCCACGTCCCCTCCGGTGCGAGCGCGCTGCGGAGGGCCGCCGCCGAGGCGGGTGGGACGTTCCTGCTCGTCTTCGGCCTGATCGGAGCCGCCCTGCTCACCTCCCCCGACTCGAACGGCGTCGCCGCCCAGCCCGGCACGGGGCTGCTCGGCGTCGCGGTCGCCCTCGGGCTCACCGTGGCGATCGGCGCCGCAGTGGTGGGGCCGGTGTCGGGAGGGCACTTCAACCCCGCCGTCACCCTCGGGGTCGCGGTGGCCGGGCGGCTGCGCTGGGGGCTCGTGCCCGTCTACGTCGCCGCTCAGGTGGTGGGCGGAGTCACCGGCGCGGCGCTCGTGCGGGCCCTGCTGCTCGGCAGCGGCGACGGCGGGGCCGCGGCGGTTCGCTCGGGCTTCGCCTCGACGGGCTACGGGATGCTCTCCCCCGGCCATTTCGGCCTGCTCCCCGTCGCGGCCGTCGAGCTGATCGCGACCGCGGTGCTGGTCGTCGTGGTGCTGACCACGACCCACCCCACGACCGGCACGCCGCTCGCCCCGCTCGTGATCGGCGGCACGCTGACGCTGATGCTGTTCGTCGCGCTGCCGATCGACAACGCCTCGTTGAACCCGGCCCGCTCGCTCGCAACCGCGGTGTTCGGCGGCGGCGACTGGATGGCGCAGCTCTGGGCCTTCATCGTCTTCCCCGTGCTCGGCGCGGTGCTCGCGGCGGGGCTCTACCGTGTGGCGGTGGCGGGACGGGCGTCCGCTGCGCCGGAGCCCGCGCCGGCCGCCTCCACCCCCGCCTGA
- a CDS encoding heme ABC transporter ATP-binding protein, which translates to MRGVVAARSAAGAEVVGGGAASVAPRIVADGVGLEVEGRAILDSVSLGIGAGELVALVGPNGAGKSTLLHVLAGDVTPTSGRVAVDGRAVASWRAGDLARIRSVLTQSNDVSFPFTVREVVAMGLAPWPSLAPVEESERVDAAVDDAELGALQHRRLPELSGGEQARAAWARVRAQGCELVLLDEPTASLDIRHQERLLGHLRAHTDAGGSAVVVLHDLDLAAAHATRVVVLESGRVRADGAPVEALDAALLSAVYRHPILVHRVDGTLLVRPARSPGPLPTSPRRNRP; encoded by the coding sequence ATGCGGGGGGTGGTGGCGGCGCGCTCTGCAGCAGGGGCCGAGGTCGTCGGGGGCGGCGCGGCATCGGTCGCGCCGCGGATCGTGGCCGACGGGGTGGGGCTCGAGGTGGAGGGGCGCGCGATCCTCGACTCGGTGTCGCTCGGGATCGGCGCGGGCGAGCTCGTCGCGCTCGTCGGGCCGAACGGGGCGGGCAAGTCGACGCTGCTGCACGTGCTGGCGGGCGACGTCACGCCGACCTCGGGCAGGGTGGCGGTCGACGGCCGCGCCGTGGCGTCGTGGCGGGCGGGGGATCTGGCGCGCATCCGCTCGGTGCTGACGCAGTCGAACGACGTCTCGTTCCCGTTCACCGTGCGCGAGGTCGTCGCGATGGGGCTCGCGCCGTGGCCGTCGCTCGCGCCGGTCGAGGAGTCGGAGCGGGTCGACGCCGCCGTCGACGACGCCGAGCTCGGCGCGCTGCAGCACCGCCGGCTGCCCGAGCTCTCGGGCGGCGAGCAGGCCCGCGCCGCGTGGGCCCGGGTGCGGGCGCAGGGCTGCGAGCTCGTGCTGCTGGACGAGCCGACGGCGAGCCTCGACATCCGGCACCAGGAGCGGCTGCTCGGCCACCTGCGTGCCCACACCGACGCCGGGGGATCGGCCGTCGTCGTGCTGCACGACCTCGACCTGGCGGCCGCGCACGCCACCCGCGTCGTCGTGCTCGAGAGCGGGCGCGTGCGGGCCGACGGGGCGCCCGTCGAGGCGCTCGACGCGGCGCTGCTGAGCGCGGTGTACCGGCACCCGATCCTCGTGCACCGGGTCGACGGGACGCTGCTCGTGCGCCCGGCCCGGTCGCCCGGCCCGCTCCCTACGTCTCCTCGGAGGAATCGCCCATGA
- a CDS encoding DUF1801 domain-containing protein, whose product MTASDEIDQLIAKHPDWRGAKLAEMRRIILEVDPGIVEEWKWMGSPVWELDGILIVGDIFKAKVKLGFLYGASLDDPQGLFNGELGGNQRRSVEFAEGHSVDEQAFKDLVRAAIERNRAKPAKPAKAKTSKTTGS is encoded by the coding sequence ATGACCGCCAGCGACGAGATCGACCAGCTGATCGCGAAGCACCCCGACTGGCGCGGAGCGAAGCTCGCGGAGATGCGCCGGATCATCCTCGAGGTCGACCCCGGCATCGTCGAGGAGTGGAAGTGGATGGGTTCGCCCGTCTGGGAGCTCGACGGCATCCTGATCGTGGGCGACATCTTCAAGGCGAAGGTCAAGCTGGGCTTCCTGTACGGCGCCTCGCTGGACGACCCGCAGGGGCTCTTCAACGGCGAGCTCGGCGGCAACCAGCGCCGCAGCGTCGAGTTCGCCGAGGGCCACTCGGTCGACGAGCAGGCCTTCAAGGACCTCGTGCGCGCGGCGATCGAGCGCAACCGGGCCAAGCCCGCCAAGCCCGCCAAGGCCAAGACGTCCAAGACCACCGGCTCATGA
- a CDS encoding alpha/beta hydrolase, which yields MSADPPLGFWPGLPYADRPEGTLRLDVLAPAGTGGGAERAGSRVPGASARPHAPVVVFLHGGGWHEGDRGAALHPWLNPLLAARGFVTVAPTYRLSGTAVWPAALEDARAAVAWTIEHAEEFGGDPARVGVWGFSAGAQLAALVALEASSGVRAAAVAACPADLRDADVAGDNEVTRLLGVPATPERLAALSAVTLVRAPTVPFSIVHGTADEVVPFWQGVALRDAVRAAGGVAEWHAVEGGRHDWADTPSAGLDEGPPSFGSLAADFFERML from the coding sequence ATGTCCGCGGATCCGCCGCTGGGGTTCTGGCCCGGGCTGCCCTACGCCGATCGCCCCGAGGGCACGCTGCGGCTCGACGTCCTGGCGCCCGCGGGAACGGGCGGCGGGGCGGAGAGGGCCGGGAGCCGGGTGCCCGGAGCATCCGCTCGGCCTCACGCCCCGGTCGTGGTCTTCCTGCACGGCGGGGGCTGGCACGAGGGCGACCGGGGGGCGGCGCTGCACCCGTGGCTGAACCCGCTGCTCGCTGCCCGGGGGTTCGTGACCGTCGCGCCGACGTACCGGCTGAGCGGAACGGCGGTGTGGCCCGCCGCCTTGGAGGACGCGCGGGCCGCCGTGGCCTGGACGATCGAGCACGCCGAGGAGTTCGGCGGCGACCCCGCGCGCGTCGGCGTGTGGGGCTTCTCGGCGGGCGCGCAGCTCGCGGCGCTCGTCGCGCTGGAGGCGTCGAGCGGGGTGCGGGCCGCCGCCGTCGCCGCGTGCCCCGCCGATCTGCGCGACGCTGACGTCGCCGGGGACAACGAGGTGACGCGACTCCTGGGGGTGCCGGCGACGCCCGAGCGGCTGGCTGCGCTCAGTGCCGTCACGCTCGTGCGAGCGCCGACGGTGCCGTTCTCGATCGTGCACGGCACGGCCGACGAGGTCGTGCCGTTCTGGCAGGGGGTGGCGCTGCGGGACGCCGTCCGGGCGGCGGGCGGTGTCGCCGAGTGGCACGCCGTCGAGGGCGGCCGCCACGACTGGGCCGACACCCCGTCAGCGGGGCTCGACGAGGGGCCGCCGAGCTTCGGCTCGCTCGCGGCCGACTTCTTCGAGCGGATGCTCTGA
- a CDS encoding helix-turn-helix transcriptional regulator — protein MRAAPALPSARRGPQPASVAPTLGEYLRGRRARLQPADVGLVAEPGRRVAGLRREEVADLAGISREYYIRLEQGRHHQVSEQVLASLTRALRLDADAAAYFYRLALPAPPTSLARPVPPVSDLVHRLVEQWSDAPVYVLDRNQDLLVANDLAHALQPSFAVAGGNCVAAAFLAPPEGRGLEGWRRTARAAVAALRYHGDPNDPRLQEIVGDLSVRDADFREMWASLDARPLTFGEAPAFVEGVGFGEMPWQCLDVPGGHFLLVWLDPPGTFASRAIAHLRRTLRAAPTAATAVEAAPGCTATAAPAPAAATPTALPPEPPKRLLAPDDFAAYLDRAAAAGHAALPAAS, from the coding sequence ATGCGCGCAGCTCCCGCCCTCCCGTCGGCCCGCCGCGGCCCCCAGCCCGCCTCGGTGGCGCCCACCCTCGGCGAGTACCTGCGCGGCCGCCGCGCCCGACTCCAGCCCGCCGACGTCGGCCTGGTCGCCGAACCCGGGCGCCGCGTCGCCGGACTCCGCCGCGAAGAGGTCGCCGACCTCGCCGGGATCAGCCGCGAGTACTACATCCGCCTCGAGCAGGGCCGCCACCACCAGGTCTCCGAGCAGGTGCTCGCCTCCCTCACCCGGGCCCTCCGCCTCGACGCCGACGCGGCCGCCTACTTCTACCGCCTCGCCCTGCCGGCCCCGCCGACGTCGCTCGCCCGCCCGGTTCCGCCGGTGAGCGATCTGGTGCACCGCCTCGTCGAGCAGTGGTCGGATGCGCCCGTCTACGTCCTCGACCGCAACCAGGACCTGCTCGTCGCCAACGATCTCGCCCACGCCCTGCAGCCGAGCTTCGCGGTCGCGGGGGGCAACTGCGTCGCGGCCGCATTCCTCGCCCCGCCGGAGGGACGCGGACTCGAGGGCTGGCGCCGCACCGCCCGTGCCGCCGTCGCGGCCCTGCGGTACCACGGCGACCCGAACGACCCCCGCCTGCAGGAGATCGTCGGCGACCTCTCGGTGCGCGACGCCGACTTCCGCGAGATGTGGGCGAGCCTCGACGCCCGCCCGCTGACCTTCGGCGAAGCACCCGCCTTCGTCGAGGGCGTCGGTTTCGGCGAGATGCCCTGGCAGTGCCTCGACGTCCCGGGCGGCCACTTCCTGCTCGTCTGGCTCGACCCGCCCGGCACCTTCGCGTCCCGCGCGATCGCCCACCTCCGCCGCACCCTCCGCGCCGCCCCGACCGCGGCCACTGCTGTCGAGGCCGCGCCGGGCTGCACCGCGACCGCCGCCCCGGCTCCGGCCGCCGCCACCCCGACCGCCCTGCCACCGGAGCCCCCCAAACGACTCCTCGCCCCCGACGACTTCGCGGCCTACCTCGACCGCGCGGCGGCCGCCGGTCACGCAGCCCTCCCCGCCGCCTCCTGA
- a CDS encoding WxL protein peptidoglycan domain-containing protein, with product MPSLPFRLAVAAPVAALLVAAALAPSGAVAAAAPATPAAAPVATAADAGPSWSVAPADRPLPDGTAETGRANFDYAVEPGAVIDDAFEIRNDGAVPLELQVYAADAFTTREGSIDLLPAGEPSVDAGTWITVAVPQVTLQPGETTAVPFRISVPADARPGDHPAGLISSALTASDSATVQVDRRLGSRVYLRVDGELTPAATVTGVSVDYSGSWNPLAVGALNVVYTLENTGDTRVTAVSSVAAGGPFGLAGVAASEQLAEVLPGSAIEVRQRLEGVAALVWLSGAVRVQPEGVGLGGGTLAPIEAPFSFAALPFVPLIALLVVAVLVLVLAILLIVRTRRRRDRGRMPGEPV from the coding sequence ATGCCCTCGCTCCCGTTCCGCCTCGCCGTGGCGGCCCCCGTCGCCGCCCTCCTTGTGGCGGCCGCCCTGGCGCCCTCCGGCGCCGTCGCGGCAGCCGCGCCGGCCACCCCCGCCGCCGCACCCGTGGCGACCGCCGCCGACGCCGGCCCCAGCTGGAGCGTCGCCCCCGCCGACCGCCCCCTCCCCGACGGCACCGCCGAGACCGGACGCGCCAACTTCGACTACGCCGTCGAACCCGGAGCCGTCATCGACGACGCCTTCGAGATCCGCAACGACGGAGCCGTGCCGCTCGAGCTGCAGGTCTACGCGGCCGACGCCTTCACCACCCGCGAGGGCAGCATCGACCTCCTGCCCGCCGGCGAGCCCTCGGTCGACGCCGGCACCTGGATCACGGTGGCCGTGCCCCAGGTCACCCTCCAGCCGGGCGAGACCACGGCGGTGCCCTTCCGCATCTCCGTGCCCGCGGATGCCCGTCCCGGCGACCACCCCGCCGGCCTGATCTCCTCCGCACTGACCGCGTCCGACTCGGCCACCGTGCAGGTCGACCGCCGGCTCGGCAGCCGCGTCTACCTCCGCGTCGACGGTGAGCTCACCCCGGCCGCGACGGTCACCGGCGTCAGCGTCGACTACTCCGGCAGCTGGAACCCGCTCGCCGTGGGCGCGCTCAACGTCGTCTACACGCTCGAGAACACCGGAGACACCCGGGTCACCGCGGTCTCCTCGGTCGCGGCCGGCGGACCGTTCGGCCTCGCGGGGGTCGCCGCGAGCGAGCAGCTCGCCGAGGTGCTCCCCGGCTCCGCGATCGAGGTGCGGCAGCGGCTCGAGGGCGTCGCGGCACTCGTCTGGCTGAGCGGCGCCGTGCGGGTGCAGCCGGAGGGCGTCGGTCTCGGCGGCGGGACGCTCGCACCGATCGAGGCGCCGTTCTCGTTCGCCGCCCTGCCGTTCGTTCCGCTGATCGCGCTGCTCGTCGTCGCGGTGCTCGTGCTCGTGCTCGCGATCCTGCTGATCGTGCGCACCCGTCGTCGCCGGGATCGGGGCCGGATGCCGGGAGAACCTGTCTAG
- a CDS encoding heme/hemin ABC transporter substrate-binding protein, with protein MTSLPRPLLAVAGAVLSLALLSGCSTAADGSTDAGRATPALADVTPVASPKAWEGPSSVAAPASPVEAITEPAQALPDTVTDAQGTAVTVSDTSRILALDIYGSLSRIVFELGFGEQVVGRDVSSGFAEIADRPLVTQNGHDLNAEAILALAPTVIVTDTSLGPWDTILQLRDTGVPVVVVDSHRSLAGTGELIGQVAAGLGVPERGDQLAARTGAEIDAAVAAIAAVAPADPAERLRIVFLYVRGQAGVYYLFGQGSGADDLVTALGGIDVSAEIGWNGMRPLTDEGLVAAAPDLVLVMTGGLESVDGVDGLLEAVPALQQTPAGQHRRVVDMPDSQILSFGPDSARVLEALAVGLYAPDAAR; from the coding sequence GTGACCTCCCTGCCCCGCCCCCTCCTCGCCGTCGCCGGCGCCGTTCTGAGTCTCGCTCTGCTCTCCGGATGCTCGACCGCGGCCGACGGCTCGACCGACGCCGGCCGGGCCACTCCCGCCCTCGCCGACGTCACCCCGGTCGCGAGCCCCAAGGCCTGGGAGGGGCCCTCGAGCGTCGCGGCCCCGGCGAGCCCCGTCGAGGCGATCACCGAGCCCGCGCAGGCGCTGCCGGACACGGTGACGGATGCCCAGGGGACGGCCGTCACCGTCAGCGACACCTCGCGCATCCTGGCCCTCGACATCTACGGCTCGCTCTCGCGGATCGTGTTCGAGCTGGGCTTCGGCGAGCAGGTCGTGGGGCGCGACGTCTCGAGCGGCTTCGCCGAGATCGCCGACCGGCCGCTCGTGACGCAGAACGGGCACGACCTCAACGCCGAGGCGATCCTCGCGCTGGCGCCGACCGTGATCGTCACCGACACGAGCCTGGGTCCGTGGGACACGATCCTGCAGCTGCGCGACACCGGGGTGCCCGTGGTCGTGGTCGACTCGCACCGCTCGCTCGCGGGCACCGGCGAGCTGATCGGGCAGGTCGCCGCGGGGCTCGGGGTGCCGGAGCGGGGCGACCAGCTCGCCGCCCGCACGGGGGCCGAGATCGACGCCGCCGTCGCGGCCATCGCCGCCGTCGCGCCCGCCGATCCCGCCGAGCGGCTGCGTATCGTCTTCCTCTACGTGCGCGGACAGGCCGGCGTCTACTACCTGTTCGGCCAGGGCTCGGGCGCCGACGACCTCGTCACGGCGCTCGGCGGCATCGACGTCTCGGCCGAGATCGGCTGGAACGGCATGCGGCCCCTCACCGACGAGGGGCTCGTGGCGGCCGCGCCCGACCTCGTGCTCGTGATGACCGGCGGCCTCGAGTCGGTCGACGGGGTCGACGGGCTGCTCGAGGCGGTGCCCGCCCTGCAGCAGACGCCGGCCGGGCAGCACCGACGGGTCGTCGACATGCCCGACTCGCAGATCCTCAGCTTCGGGCCCGACAGCGCGCGGGTGCTCGAGGCGCTCGCCGTCGGGCTCTACGCTCCGGATGCCGCCCGGTGA